One stretch of Candidatus Neomarinimicrobiota bacterium DNA includes these proteins:
- a CDS encoding PaaI family thioesterase, whose amino-acid sequence EYSEAPFELPEVYFTKYLGFRTESPQPGRSTIALDLQPYHLNIAGVVHGGFLMTVLDTLMGHAVFTYLRDAGARFATSSMTTHFLRAVSKGRLTGTGRVVSGGKKYIIAEAELWDEQDQLIATAEAQYTSIGPPGR is encoded by the coding sequence AGAATATTCCGAAGCTCCCTTCGAACTTCCTGAGGTTTACTTTACCAAGTACCTGGGCTTCCGGACCGAATCACCCCAACCGGGCCGCTCCACGATAGCCCTGGACCTGCAGCCCTACCACCTGAACATTGCCGGGGTGGTGCACGGCGGCTTCCTCATGACGGTACTGGATACGCTCATGGGTCATGCGGTTTTCACCTATCTGCGTGACGCGGGGGCCCGCTTTGCCACCAGCTCTATGACCACCCACTTCCTACGGGCCGTGAGCAAGGGACGACTGACTGGCACGGGCCGGGTAGTATCGGGCGGCAAAAAGTATATCATAGCTGAAGCGGAGTTGTGGGACGAGCAGGACCAGCTGATAGCCACGGCTGAGGCGCAGTATACCAGTATCGGGCCACCCGGCAGATAG